A genomic stretch from Plasmodium reichenowi strain SY57 chromosome 4, whole genome shotgun sequence includes:
- a CDS encoding protein phosphatase, putative has translation MSMRTSESSNNIYCKNECSKYVYGKLYELIKDLNNYNVQCYINNEKKINLYEDFKYKKKKKIEFMSIVDYYGGLKNNEYEFFIIPIIFNKHNEILYMGVSIFFKNKFFEEYKTNNYNYIELFIYNVKNEETNNNFYPHMDIIQEKKKNTFLNFLINLDDLNKHHRQTNNHIEKKNTCSDKNIYNNDDDDVYNVCTKKNLYSYDNIINVCNEQICDKKICDEHIYDNDKINKLVPNTNSTCTHNISNYLHNEKISGDYKKIQLPIKIDDHYILCSDGVVKLKNEENAEFINDTKKKSISSMYQTFTYSNTTIQGTTRKSGIEKNNNDNIYKGLVTTDNHHVVRKEETINKYQNYNYSYTKNELNRVYENVRNKENDKKDDGSCGPSLVKYNEEIYHANISIQRKEMTVGRLEEKKMGDISGGVNKSINVDDNKKNNVDGNKKNNVDDNKKNNVDGNINDHVDGNQNDHVDGNQNDHVDGNQNDHVDDNKKNNVTNSVNTYCSYKYSASCAKEKVECKNYLSEDIKIRSPPQKKDEENVKINNMFKCGSYSFKGNRTYNEDRVIIIEDMNNFLKEEYDILTKKEKNEYELIDEEYLNIINNIKDMETPSYIYCAIYDGHNGDNAVNIVQKLLHIHMYYYFINGNGLENSLKYSFEETDNYLCKNIINIKEENHSNYSSGTTACVSVIFKNMLYVANIGDSRCIISKNGRAIVLTVDHRASINKKEEDRILKSGGILDDEGYLGGCLGVCRGFGSFHKKTKEKLKGLICEPDIFHIKLTDDDEFLIICCDGIFDVITSQEAVNTVKNSLIQSRDANTAAQALCQLAYKKKSLDNLSVLVVIFQNPDKNNKVSSINESSGIYSGQAGRVRRRIKFSALKDLINQ, from the exons ATGAGCATGCGTACATCTGAgagtagtaataatatttattgtaAGAATGAATGCTCGAAGTATGTTTATGGAAAATTGTATGAACTGATTAAAGATTTGAATAACTATAATGTACaatgttatattaataatgagaagaaaataaatttatatgaagattttaaatataagaaaaagaaaaaaattgaatTTATGTCCATCGTAGATTATTATGGAGGGttgaaaaataatgaatatgagttttttataattcctattatatttaataaacataatgaaatattatatatgggtgtatctatattttttaaaaataaattttttgaagaatataaaacgaataattataattacatcgaactatttatatataatgtaaagaatgaagaaacaaataataatttttatccTCATATGGATATTATTcaagaaaagaaaaaaaatacttttttaaattttcttataaatCTAGATGATTTAAACAAACATCATAGACAAACAAATAATCatattgaaaaaaagaatacatgttctgataaaaatatttataataatgatgatgatgatgtATATAATGTATGTACTAAGAAAAACTTATATAgttatgataatataataaatgtatgtaatgaacaaatatgtgataaaaaaatttgtgATGAACACatatatgataatgataaaattaaCAAACTGGTTCCTAATACGAATAGTACATGTACACATAATATTTCTAATTATCTACATAACGAAAAAATAAGTGGGGATTATAAGAAGATACAATTGCCCATCAAAATTGATGATCactatattttatgtagTGATGGGGTGGTAAAACTAAAGAATGAAGAAAATGCAGAATTTATTAATGATACAAAGAAAAAATCAATTTCATCAATGTATCAGACATTTACATATAGTAATACTACTATACAAGGAACAACGAGAAAAAGCGGGATcgaaaaaaataataatgataatatttataaggGTCTTGTTACTACAGATAACCACCATGTCGTGAGGAAAGAAGAGACCATTAATAAATATCAAAactataattattcatatactaaaaatgaattaaatagggtttatgaaaatgttcgtaataaagaaaatgataagAAAGATGATGGGTCTTGTGGGCCTTCTTTAGTGAAATATAATGAGGAGATATATCATGCTAACATTTCTATACAAAGAAAGGAGATGACTGTGGGGAGGTTGgaagagaaaaaaatggGAGATATCTCAGGGGGGGTTAACAAAAGCATCAATgttgatgataataaaaagaacaaTGTTGATGGtaataaaaagaacaatgttgatgataataaaaagaacaaTGTTGATGGTAATATAAACGACCATGTTGATGGTAATCAAAACGACCATGTTGATGGTAATCAAAACGACCATGTTGATGGTAATCAAAACGATCATgttgatgataataaaaagaacaaTGTGACCAATTCGGTAAACACttattgttcatataaatatagtGCTAGTTGCGCTAAGGAGAAGGTGGAATGCAAGAATTATTTAAGtgaagatataaaaataaggaGCCCCCCccaaaaaaaagatgagGAAAATGTAaagataaataatatgttcaAATGTGGTTCTTATAGCTTTAAAGGAAATAGGACTTATAACGAAGATAGAGTGATTATTATTGAGGACatgaataattttttaaaagaagaatacgatatattaacaaaaaaagaaaaaaatgaatatgaattaattgatgaagaatatttaaatataattaataatataaaagatatgGAAACACCatcttatatttattgtgCTATATATGATGGTCATAATGGTGATAATGCTGTAAATATAGTACAgaaattattacatatacatatgtattattattttataaacGGAAATGGTTTAGAaaattctttaaaatattcatttgaAGAAACAgataattatttatgtaaaaatattataaatataaaagaagaaaatcATTCTAATTATTCCAGTGGTACTACAGCATGTGTCAGCgttatatttaaaaacatGTTATATGTTGCCAATATAGGTGATAGTAGATGTATCATAAGTAAAAATGGTAGAGCTATAGTTCTTACAGTAGATCATAGGGCtagtattaataaaaaagaagaagatcGAATTTTAAAATCAGGAGGAATTTTAGATGATGAAGGATATTTAGGTGGTTGTTTAGGAGTATGTCGAGGATTTGGTTcttttcataaaaaaacaaaagaaaaattaaaaggTCTCATATGTGAACCTgatatatttcatattaaaTTAACAGACGATGATGAATTCTTAATTATTTGTTGTGATGGTATTTTTGATGTTATAACATCACAAGAAGCTGTTAACACAGTTAAAAATTCTTTAATACAATCAAGAGATGCTAATACAGCTGCACAAGCTTTATGTCAACTAgcttataaaaaaaaatcattgGATAATTTATCTGTCCTTGTGGTTATATTTCAAAACCCGgataagaataataagGTCTCTTCAATAAATGAATCTTCTGGAATATACTCAGGTCAAGCTGGACGCGTTCGCCGAcg AATCAAGTTTTCTGCTTTGAAGgatttaataaatcaatAG
- a CDS encoding exosome complex component RRP4, putative, with protein sequence MMDILITTPYDKEVCEIGEITNKIISLETIKHTKSSLHKNRDIQCPNKKKLVLPGECVLDKNDKDRFLKGGGLYEEDDMFHACILGRVNYINKLIYVEPLKGKYTGSVGDLLVGKIKDISNDKWIVEIGSYCRAFLSISQTNISIFSQRIRLYNDVINMIHIYKPDDIIACEIQRISTDGTIILHTRSSIYGKLSNGVLIIVPQTLIHNQKKHIFVFPCNVQIILGMNGYIWISSPIKKSKDTNPNSVDQNIEENKFEDVDHTTRKNISIITNIIKLLVKYHININYDTINKIYVHYTSNTNNTPSYILKPYVADSYLFNYIDKFVSS encoded by the coding sequence atgatgGATATCCTTATCACCACGCCGTATGATAAAGAAGTTTGCGAAATAGGAGAAATTACTAACAAGATAATTTCTCTAGAAACTATTAAGCATACAAAAAGTAGTTTACATAAGAATCGGGATATACAATGTCCCAACAAAAAGAAGCTTGTGTTACCAGGAGAATGTGTTTTAGATAAGAATGATAAAGATCGTTTTTTAAAAGGCGGTGGTTTATATGAAGAAGATGATATGTTTCATGCGTGTATTTTAGGTAGAGTGAATTacattaataaattaatatatgtagaACCTTTAAAAGGAAAGTATACAGGTTCTGTTGGAGATTTATTAGTTGGTAAAATTAAAGACATAAGTAATGATAAATGGATTGTAGAGATAGGTTCTTATTGTAGAGCTTTTCTTTCTATATCTCAAACtaatataagtatattCAGTCAAAGAATTagattatataatgatgtTATAAACATgatacatatttataaaccTGATGATATTATTGCATGTGAAATTCAAAGAATATCAACAGATGGTACTATTATTCTACATACCAGATCATCTATTTATGGGAAATTATCGAACGGTGTTTTAATTATTGTCCCACAAACTTTAATACATaatcaaaaaaaacatatttttgttttccCTTGTAATGTTCAAATTATATTAGGAATGAATGGTTATATATGGATTTCTTCACCTATCAAAAAATCAAAAGATACTAATCCTAATAGTGTTGATCAAAAtattgaagaaaataaatttgaAGACGTTGATCACACTACcagaaaaaatatttctataattactaatattattaaattacTTGTCAAGTATCATATCAATATTAATTATGATactattaataaaatatatgtacattaTACATCAAACACAAATAATACGCcctcatatatattaaagcCTTATGTAGCCGATTCGTATTTGTTTAACTATATAGATAAGTTTGTAAGCTCGA
- a CDS encoding hypothetical protein (conserved Plasmodium protein, unknown function) — translation MRHKISENEIINKIDSINLKEVKDASACMNNYTNFISIKLKKNREGIIHSIQRIKHLEGVTKKLNKELSEGNKELEKLEKNIKELEETNNTLENDIKVEMNKGNLYKSRLALLKKNKVRISKAQEIVDKDIIYMKSRINIMRENADKNNQKYDKIVSQKDKMHQEMEKFKKDRKNLQLNLKNTRKNHELLKNKMQNLVLTMKKTTADDKRFQY, via the coding sequence ATGAGACATAAAATTTCCGAAAACGAGattataaacaaaatagattcgataaatttaaaagaagTTAAAGACGCCTCCGCCTgtatgaataattatacaaaCTTCATTTCAATAAAACTTAAGAAAAATAGAGAAGGTATAATTCATTCTATACAAAGGATAAAACACTTAGAAGGGGTGACGAAAAAgttaaataaagaattatcAGAAGGAAATAAAGAATTAGAAAAGTTggagaaaaatataaaagaattagaagaaacaaataatactttagaaaatgatataaaagtagaaatgaataaaggaaatttatataaaagtagATTAGctcttttaaaaaaaaacaaagtACGAATTTCTAAAGCTCAAGAAATAGTTgataaagatataatatatatgaagtCTAGGATTAATATAATGCGTGAAAATGcagataaaaataatcaaaaatatgataaaattgTTAGTCAGAAGGATAAAATGCATCAAGAAATGGAAAAGTTCAAAAAGGACagaaaaaatttacaacttaatttaaaaaatacaagAAAAAATCATGAATTGctgaaaaataaaatgcAAAATTTGGTATTAACCATGAAAAAGACAACAGCTGATGATAAGCGCTTCCAATAttaa
- a CDS encoding hypothetical protein (conserved Plasmodium protein, unknown function), translating into MVNINWPGLLKWSTKYADGTIDTNKRLSKEDIEFLQGAIKDALSQVEDPYEAINEAVRNFENKDEGIILASAKIVERLVDEYPEVARNLDKIKAIDPLLKLLDNSNNHILESVLQILSLALSNNPELQDSVFKKNALKTLLIKLQESQKTIIDKKLITAISALIRHHDQGENKFIDYGGVGFLVYGMQTNIFKYQEKSALLLKHLIHQNKITFDIFIKNDIMKGLVALVNNKNIDETGIQYGETTAELFLALIQNHRHKLAKSGYLHTIKKLIEDRLSYLRIVQDSASYDVSQEIELFTDCLKLTKWPGIKIPEDDTENNFSIADG; encoded by the exons ATGGTAAACATAAATTGGCCAGGGCTTCTTAAGTGGTCTACGAAATATGCAG ACGGGACTATTGATACAAATAAACGTTTAAGCAAAGAAGACATTGAATTTTTACAAGGGGCTATAAAAGATGCCTTAAGTCAAGTAGAAGATCCATATGAAGCTATAAATGAAGCCGTTCGTAACTTCgaaaataaagatgaaGGAATAATTTTAGCATCAGCTAAAATTGTTGAAAGATTAGTAGATGAATATCCTGAGGTCGCTCGTAATTTAGATAAAATTAAAGCTATAGACCCActattaaaattattagaTAATTCTAATAATCACATTTTAGAATCAGTTCTTCAGATTTTATCCTTAGCCTTATCAAATAATCCAGAATTACAAGATTctgtttttaaaaagaatgCTTTAAAAACgttattaataaaattacaAGAATCACAAAAGACTATTattgataaaaaattaatcaCTGCTATATCAGCTTTAATACGACATCATGACCAAggagaaaataaatttatagaTTATGGAGGTGTAGGTTTTTTAGTATATGGAATGCaaacaaatatttttaagtACCAAGAAAAGTCTGCTCTCCttttaaaacatttaattcaccaaaataaaattacatttgatatttttataaaaaatgatattatgAAAGGACTTGTTGCTCttgttaataataaaaatattgatgAAACGGGTATACAATATGGAGAAACAACAGCAGAACTTTTTCTGGCCTTAATTCAAAACCATAGACACAAGTTAGCTAAATCAGGATATTTACACaccataaaaaaattgataGAAGATAGGTTAAGCTATTTGCGTATAGTACAAGATAGTGCATCGTATGATGTATCTCAAGAAATAGAATTATTCACTGATTGTCTAAAGTTAACCAA GTGGCCAGGAATTAAAATACCAGAAGATGATACAGAGAATAATTTTAGTATAGCCGACGGctga
- a CDS encoding ribosome biogenesis GTPase A, putative: MLLNIFVVLVHINLLLCAQIKNVPKQKNIHCYVLAYAKKNIYPCKTKVLKKNNYLSIKNGKSKKYGCNELFCEKDDELAEDKDNKIHDEKKHNKTNDKMNDNIYETFDEYFNKRAEENYTKLEGEKLKILKENMHTNKDEIRNVLKQTYKNEYNKLIKEDQEDEEVSQAVYENIKITFLMKENINNFLFTQYSYMINKLKEKSVILKNLKKFYNQNVNPGGDSVHQNEDATKANNVTDKDNRTHIDDSNQNNNINYHENIHNNNYINNHEETLLKDQLNNIRNPFYHNKFVDKYYPNNNSKYNEENKSKDHIKNIIENVSFFKPEQNYEQTKNCRTFSDHIFANVKIKGEHILKNLRKGNEQDKNNNNNNNNNNNNKFTQDDIITNDNEGEESTSLFLKNNVCPLQLLKDNVKTFLNYKKENIIKSNIHEDLLYGRVKVHWFPKFMKRVITKIPDYIKVSDIIIEVRNGIIPFVFDDLFALNIFDIHTNKPRIIVYTNSDKSSIKANEEWGNYYRRKLFWSDKNFNKNINKKYINQMKKSAVIFLDAKNGKKEIIVLKKLINRLCHYIIEKKKKKGIHNYKVKCIFIGLPNVGKSALINRILEIKKAKSYDNPGLTTNIQMYSNKKYELIDTPGILAQNLYKIREKKFNKNNIILDHIYNHNSNNHSIDNVVNIKNYNNYMHVENNIYLLALCNHISPKMYDVYNIAETLMQNIYDAYQYDNDYVDLQKIIKRYQINFNECLNSQGNFSPYHFIQKLARDKCHNDINQAAMRLVTDFRKNYLGRTTLNYPLYFNKKSITLKQSKNFENQKSDKYIGW; encoded by the coding sequence atgcTCCTGAACATTTTCGTGGTATTGGTACATATTAACCTTCTATTATGCGcacaaataaaaaatgttcctaaacaaaaaaatatacattgTTATGTTTTAGCAtatgcaaaaaaaaatatatatccatGTAAAACCAAAgtattgaaaaaaaataattatttatctataaaaaatggtaaaagtaaaaaatatggtTGTAATGAATTGTTTTGTGAAAAAGATGATGAACTAGCTGAAGAcaaagataataaaattcaCGATGAAAAGAAGCATAATAAGACAAACGACAAAATGAATGATAACATATATGAAACGTTTgatgaatattttaataaaagagCAGAAGAAAATTATACCAAACTCGAAGgagaaaaattaaaaattttaaaagaaaatatgcACACAAACAAAGATGAAATACGAAACGTTTTAAaacaaacatataaaaatgaatacaataaattaattaagGAAGATCAAGAAGATGAAGAAGTTAGTCAAGCTGTTTATGagaatattaaaattacTTTTCTtatgaaagaaaatattaacaattttttatttacacAATATAGTTATATGATTAATAAATTGAAAGAAAAATCAGTGATTCtcaaaaatttaaaaaaattttataacCAAAATGTAAATCCAGGGGGAGATTCAGTTCATCAAAATGAGGATGCAACTAAAGCAAATAATGTAACCGATAAAGATAATAGAACCCACATAGATGATTCcaatcaaaataataatataaattatcatGAGAACATACATAACAACAactatataaataatcatGAAGAAACTCTTTTGAAAGATCAACTAAATAATATAAGGAACCCATTTTACCATAACAAATTTGTTGATAAATATTACCCAAACAATAATTCAAAATACAACGAAGAAAATAAATCCAAGgatcatataaaaaatattattgaGAATGTGAGTTTTTTTAAACCAGAACAAAATTACgaacaaacaaaaaattgTAGAACATTTAGTGATCATATATTTGCTAATGTAAAAATTAAAGGtgaacatatattaaaaaatttgagaaaaggaaatgaacaagacaaaaataataataataataataataataataataataataaatttacaCAAGATGATATTATCACTAATGATAATGAAGGAGAAGAAAGTACCTCattgtttttaaaaaataatgtttGCCCCTTacaattattaaaagataatgttaaaacatttttaaattataaaaaagaaaatattataaaaagtaatataCATGAAGATTTATTATATGGTCGAGTTAAAGTTCACTGGTTTCCTAAATTTATGAAAAGAGTTATAACAAAAATTCCAGATTATATTAAAGTTAgtgatattattatagaAGTAAGAAATGGTATTATACCATTTGTTTTTGATGATCTCTTTgctttaaatatatttgatataCACACAAATAAACCTCGTATTATTGTATATACCAATTCAGATAAATCATCTATTAAAGCAAATGAAGAATGGGGTAATTATTATCgaagaaaattattttggtctgataaaaattttaataaaaatattaataaaaaatatattaatcaaatgaaaaaaagtGCAGTCATTTTTCTTGATGCAAAAAATGgtaaaaaagaaattattgttttaaaaaaattaattaatagATTATGtcattatattattgaaaaaaaaaaaaaaaaaggaatacataattataaagttaaatgtatttttattggTTTACCAAATGTTGGGAAATCTGCACTTATTAATAGAATCCtagaaattaaaaaagcAAAATCTTATGATAACCCAGGTCTAACAACCAATATACAAATgtattcaaataaaaaatatgaactTATAGATACACCAGGAATATTAGCTCAAAAtctatataaaataagagaaaaaaaatttaataaaaataatatcatattagatcatatttataatcataattcaaataatcATTCTATAGATAATGTTGTAAATatcaaaaattataataactATATGCAtgtagaaaataatatctATCTTTTAGCTTTATGTAATCACATATCACCAAAAATGTATGatgtttataatattgCTGAAACATTAATgcaaaatatatatgatgcatatcaatatgataatgattatgtagatttacaaaaaattatcaaacgatatcaaataaattttaacGAATGTCTAAACTCTCAAGGAAACTTCTCACCATATCattttatacaaaaattaGCAAGAGATAAATGTCATAATGATATTAACCAAGCAGCCATGAGATTAGTAACTGATTTcagaaaaaattatctaGGAAGAACTACCTTAAATTATCCACTctattttaataaaaaatctATAACACTCAAACAATCCAAAAATTTCGAAAACCAAAAATCAGACAAATATATAGGATggtaa